From Granulicella arctica:
TTTGCGCGGCATTCGACCGGCGAGAAAAGACTGCCTTCCGGCTAATACAGCATGCTGCATCGACTCGGCCATGAGGATGGGGTCGCGCGCACCCGCGATCGCCGTGTTCAACAGGACAGCGTCAAAGCCTAGCTCCATGGCAAGCGCAGCATCGGAGGCGGTGCCGAGGCCGGCGTCAATGATCAGCGGAACCTCCGTGATGAGTTCACGCAGGATGCGGAGATTGTTGATGTTCGATAGACCAAGGCCCGTGCCGATGGGAGCGCCGAGAGGCATAACGGCTGCGGCACCGGCATCGATCAACCGCTTCGCAAAGACGATGTCGTCGGTCGTGTACGGGAGAACGGTAAATCCCTCCTTGACCAGCACACGCGTCGCTTCAAGCGTTGCCTGTACATCGGGGTACAGCGTCGGCAGATCACCGATCACTTCAATCTTTACCCAGTCCGACAAGCCCACTTCGCGGCCGAGACGCGCGGCTCGGATGGCCTCGTCGGCGGTGTAACAGCCTGCGGTGTTCGGCAGAAGGAAGTAGCGCTGCGGATCGATGAAGTCGAGCAGGGACTCGCGTGAGCGGTCCAGATTGACGCGGCGGACGGCAACGGTGACCATCTCCGTTCCGGAGGCTTCAATCGCAGCCTGTGTTTCAGCTCCGTCCTTATACTTCCCTGTTCCTACGATAAGGCGCGACTGGAAGGCTTTTCCGGCGATAACTAAGGGTTCCATAGCTTCATTTTAGAGCTTTTTTACGGACGCTATGCAGACTGGGAGGTTTGTCCTTTCAACATGGTGAAATCCAGCATCCTTAGTGCGTACGGCGCACGAATCAATCCCTAGAAGCAGCCGTCGTCAGACGAAAGGACATGCATGTCGCTCTCCCTCGATCCAAATCAGAAGGTCGAGCACCCCGCCCCGGAAGCCTACCTCCGCTGTTCGCTGAGCGTTTGGGCGGCCTGTAGCTGACGAGCCGGTGATCTTCGACGAACTCTCCCGCACGATGCAGCACATCACGCGGACGATGCTGAAGGCCTATGAAGAGGCGACCGGGTATTGCGCCAAGCGTAAGGGTCATCCACACGTCGAGCCAAAGTCAATCGACGAAGTTCCCGCTTAGGCTTAAGTTTTGACTGAAAAGCAGAAGGCCCGCACTCGGATAGAGGGCGGGCCTTCTGGCGGTAGACTGGTGGGATTGACTTGAGGCGTCCACACTCGTGCATGGGCCGCTGCGGGACTACTTGCTAAAACCGCTGGGACTAGAGCTGGACGCTCTAAGCCTCAGTCACCTCACGTACCGTTGTGCAACTGTTACTGTCAATTTTCATAGGCTGGACCATCCTCCTTTCCCGTGTAGCCAGAGAGTACTCCAGAGGCGGTGAGCTTTGCAAGTGACGTGGGCCGCCGTCGCCAATGAGCCTCAAGAGCATCTTTCATTCAAGTGTGACGCATCGTACAGACGAGCGTTGATATCAGAGGATTCAAGATGAAAGCTGCAACAGTTGTAGGCATTCTGCTGATACTTTTGGGCATCGTTGGTTTTGCTGTCGGTGGCATTACCTTCACACACGAGAAAAAGGATGTCGACCTTGGTCCGATTCAGGTTGGCCACGAACAGAAGAGTACGGTTCCCATCTCGCCGATTCTTAGTACCGCTGCATTGATAGCTGGAGTAGGCTTGGTCGTAGTTGGGACCAAGTCCAGATAGCGCTGCTCTACTTGCCTGCGACAAAGAAATGACTCAGAAATATCGCAGGATTTGCCTTTGAGGAATACGCTTTCTATAATCCGCAACAACAGCCCTCTCGTGCCCCATCGCGAATTTGTCATTTCTTCGGCAGAACCGCTTTAGTATGAGATCAGCGACAACCATTCGGGCCGACCGATGGCATCATAAGTTTTGAACGATTTACTGAGGAGTGTGGCATGAAGAAGGTAGTTATTGCATCTCTCCTGGCGGTCGCGTGTATCGCACCTGCTGCGCAAAACCTGTCTGCAGAACCCTTGGGAAACCCCTTTGTGCAAGCAGCGGCACCACAGGCGGCTGGCGGAATCCAGATGGCGCCCGCCGAGTACAAGGTTTACAACGATGCGGTGAGCCAAACGACCCCGCAGACCAAGGCGCCTGCGCTCGAGGCTTACATCGCCGCCTATCCTCAGTCTGCTGTGAAAAACGATACGCTCATGCAGATCATGCTGGCTTACAGCTCGTTTGATCCGGCCAAGACACTCACTGCGGCTGATGCCCTTCTCGCCGTCGACCCGAACAACCTTCGCGCTTTGACCTTTGAGGTCTACTTCCGCAAGGCTGGGGCCGACCAGTTGACCGATCCTGCCGCCAAGCAGGCCTCGCTTGACAAGGCTGCCGACTATGCAACCAAGGGCATCGCAGCGGTTGCCACCAAGCCTGCCGAGATGAGCGATACGGACTACACCGCGCTCAAGGCCGCTTCAACGCCTATCTTCTACAGCGCCATCGCGACCGCCGCTCTCAGCAAGAAGGACACCGCAACCGCGATCACCAACTTCAAGCTGGAACTGGCCGCTGTTCCCGTCGACCAGACCACCAAGCCCGGCCCGATCCTGCAGGACACGTTCTTTCTCGGTTCAGCCTATCTGCAGTCGACCCCGCCAGACCTGCTCAACTGCACGTTCTACGTGGCCCGCTTCGTTGCGTATGCTCCAGAGCCATATAAGTCGCAGATGCTTCCCACGGCGCAATATTGCTACAAGAAGTACCACGGCAGCACCGATGGCTACGACGCTGTCACGGCGGCAGCACAGGCGAACCTGAACCCGCCCGACTCTTTCGCCACGACCATTACGCCTGCTCCCAAGGCATCGGACATTGCTCACTCCACCGTCACCAGCACTGCCGATCTGGCAACTCTGGCGCTTAGCGACAAGGAGTTCATTCTCCAGAACGGTACGCCTGAAGATGCTGAGAAGGTCTTCGCTACGATCAAGGGTAAGGAAGTCTCCATTCCGAACGCAGTCGTCGTAGCCGCCACGGACACCTCGCTGCAGGTAGCTGTCTCGGACGATGCAGTCCAGGCGACTCCCAAGGTTGCTGACTTCACCTTCACCATGAAGGAGCCGTTGAAGACGCTTCCCGCAGTCGGCGACAAGATCACACTCACTGGAACCTATGACTCCTACACGCAGTCACCTGCCATGATCACCATGACCGGTGGTGAGGTTGTCACCAAGAAGGCTCCCGTAAAGAAAGCTGCTCCCGTCCACCACACCACACACAAGTAGCCAAAAGGTTGCTGTAGAAGAGGCAGTCCTTCGGGGCTGCCTTATTCTTTGCCTGTTAGAAGGTCAAGTGCTTCGCGAGGTCTGCCGCAAAAGCAGGCTGCGTTGCGCTGGGATCGAGCAGGAAGGCACAAACCCACTCCTCTTCACCGCTGGCGGAGTCGACAATCCCAGCCACGACGGTAACACTGTACCAGCCGGGAGTTACCTCGATCGTCCGTTCATAGGTGGCGAGCGGATGCTCCTCGCGTCCATCCGGCAGACTACCGGGCGTCCAGCTTTGCAGGCGGTCGGTGTTGCAGACGATAAGCCTTCCGGTCTCCGTCCCGAGCACGAACCCCGCAGAGAAAAGGATGTGCGACAACGGAAGTTGTGCGCCCTCGGTCTGGGTCGAGCGAACATGGATGGTGTAGTGGCCCTGTTCGACTCCCAGCGCTGGCACGACTGCTCCCTGCCGATAGGCTTCATGAGGGTAGCTCTTGCGAGTGAGCGTCTTGATGAGATCCGAACCGACCACATCCGGGCCAATGACCTCAAGCACCCGCGCTGCATCGACAAGGAAAAACGCTCCCTGTGCCGCATAGAAGTGGGCTGCCTCCTGCGGTTCAAAGTAGGCGGGAACCTCAGTATCTGGGATTGGCATGACTACTCGCCCAGCATCAGGCGCTGGATGTGACTCGCGCGACCCGTCATGCCATCGCAGGTAATCACGGCAGCGCACATCTTGGCATTCCCTTTCGCTGCTTCGAACTTGCCGGGCA
This genomic window contains:
- a CDS encoding thiazole synthase, encoding MEPLVIAGKAFQSRLIVGTGKYKDGAETQAAIEASGTEMVTVAVRRVNLDRSRESLLDFIDPQRYFLLPNTAGCYTADEAIRAARLGREVGLSDWVKIEVIGDLPTLYPDVQATLEATRVLVKEGFTVLPYTTDDIVFAKRLIDAGAAAVMPLGAPIGTGLGLSNINNLRILRELITEVPLIIDAGLGTASDAALAMELGFDAVLLNTAIAGARDPILMAESMQHAVLAGRQSFLAGRMPRKLYATASSPLEGISK
- a CDS encoding DUF3185 domain-containing protein — protein: MKAATVVGILLILLGIVGFAVGGITFTHEKKDVDLGPIQVGHEQKSTVPISPILSTAALIAGVGLVVVGTKSR